TAGGAATTTAACATTAGATTGTAATTTTAAAAAAGTTTTTAAGTATTGTAATTTTAGGTATTCATGGCAAATATTATAGCAATTGCCAACCAAAAGGGGGGCGTAGGAAAAACATCAACAGCAATAAATTTATCTGCATCTGTGGCGGCGGCAGAATTTAAAACATTGCTTATTGATATTGATCCTCAAGCAAATTCATCGCATGGTTTAGGAATTTACAATAACGAAAATTCCATTTATAACGTAATTATTGGAAATGTTCCAATTGAAAATTGTGTAGTAAATTCTTATATGCCAAATCTAGATATTTTACCATCTCATATTGATTTAGTTGGAGCTGAAATTGAAATAGTCAATATGGAAAATAGAGAAAAATTGTTAAAAAAATCATTAACGGAAATTACTACTGAATATGATTTCATAATTATCGATTGTCCACCATCGTTAAGTTTACTAACATTAAATGCATTAACTGCAGCTGATTCTGTAATTATTCCGGTGCAGTGCGAGTATTTTGCTTTGGAAGGTTTGGGACAATTACTAAATACAATTAATATTGTTAAAAAGCAGTTAAATCCAAATTTGGCAATTAATGGTGTTTTGTTAACAATGTATGATCAAAGATTGAATTTATCAAATCAAGTTGTTGAAGAAGTTAAAAAATATTTTGGCGAAAAAGTTTTTACGACAATTATTCATAGAAATGTAAAAATTTCTGAAGCTCCAAGTCATGCAAAACCCGTAATTTTATATGATGCAATTTCAACGGGAGCAAAAAATTATATTTCACTAGCATCAGAAGTAATAAACAGATGTAATCATAAACAGTTGAGCATAAAAGATAAATGAGTGATAAAAATAAACCGGCTCTTGGAAGAGGTTTAGAAGCATTATTAAATCCTTCAATCAAAATTGAAAATCATGAAAATATTGATTTGGCAAATCAAAATCTTAGTAATGATGATGGAATTTCTCAAGATATTTTAGCAAAAATTGAAGTTGAAAATATTTCTCCAAATCCGTTTCAACCAAGAACTGAATTTGATGCGGAAGCTTTGGATGAACTTAAAAAATCTATTCTTCAAAATGGATTAATTCAGCCAATAACGGTTAGACGAATTTCAGAAAATAAATATGAGTTAATTTCGGGAGAAAGAAGACTTCGCGCTGTTAAAGAAATTGGATACAAAACAATTCCGGCTTATATTATTGTTGTGGAAACCAAAGAAGCAATGCTGGCTTTGGCTTTAATCGAAAATATTCAAAGGGAAAAATTAAATCCGATAGAAATTGCACACGCTTATAAAAAATTAATTGATGAGTGTAATTTATCACAAGAAGAAGTTTCTGAAAAAGTTGGAAAAGATAGAACAACAATTACGAACACAATTAGATTATTAAAACTTCCTATTGAAATTCAGAACAGTTTAGTAAAAGATGAAATTTCATTTGGTCACGCACGTGCAATAATTAATATTTATGATGAAAGATTACAGCTTCAAATTCTTGAGAAAATAAAAAAAGAAAATCTATCTGTTAGAAAAGTTGAGCAAATTGTAAAATCTTTTCTTGAAGGAAAAAAATCTGAAAAGAAAGAACAAACAATTTTAAATGATCAAGATTTAATTTCTCAAAGAGATATTGAAAATAAATTGCGGATAATTTTTGGAACCAAAGTAATTTGTAAACAAAGAAAAGACGGCGCCGGACAAATTACAATAGATTTTTATTCAAATGAAGAACTTGATAGATTATTTGAACTTTTTGATTTAATTGAAAAAGCTAATTCTTAAAATACTTTTCCTTAGTATCATAAGTTTTATTAGTGTTTTTTGTCAAAACATTGATAAAGATTCCGTTTCTACAATTAACGAAGATGACTCGACTTTTATTATGCAAAAATCACCAACTGGAGCAATGTTAAGAAGTGCGATAATTCCTGGTTGGGGACAATTATATAATGAATCATATTGGAAAATTCCAATAATTTGGGGAGCATCAGCCTGGTTTATTTATGCTTGGATTAGACAAGATGATAATTATAATTATTACAGAGATTTATACAACAAAAGTCTTATCGAAACGTCTAACGGTAATGCAAATTATAAAAAATTACGAGATTTTTACCGAGATGACAGAGATTTATTTGCAATTTATTTGGGCTTAACTTATTTCTTAAATATTATTGATGCATATGTAGATGCACATTTATTTGATTTTGATATTGGAATGAACAGTTTTACAAATGAACCGGAATTTAAAATTAAACTCAATTTTTGATGAATACAAATTTTAACATTTGCCAAAATTGCGGAGAAAAAAATCCATTATATTTAAATAAATGTACAAAATGTCATCATTATTTTAGGGCTGCGGTTGTTAATATTGATTTATGGAGCACGATTTGGAAAATTTTTGAAACACCAAATGATGCGTTAAAAAACATAATTTATGCGGAACACAAAAATTTTATAACATTTTTGACATTTTTTCTTTCCATTAAATTTCTACTGATTTCTGCATTTGTTCAGTCATTTATTGATGACAGCGTAATGAATTCTACGAGTTTTATTTATAATATTTTAATTCAATCGGCAATTTATATATTATTTTTGATACTATTTTCAATCATCCTAAATGTAAGTCTAAAGAAATTTACGAAAACAAAATTTAGAAATACTTTTTCCTTAACAATATTTTCATTTATTCCAATAATACTCTCATTGTTCGTTTTAACACCAATTGAATATGGAATATTTGGGAAACACTGGTTTATTTTTAATCCATCACCATTTTTAATAAAAGATATTCCAGCTTACATTTTAAGTTTTGTGGAAATTGTTTTTATTGCTTGGAGTTTTGTTATTTTATTTAAGGGAATTAAACTTCAATCGAATTCGAATATTTTTAGTTTTACGATGCTTTTATTTTTTATATGTTTTTTGATAACTATTATTTATAAAATACCTTATATTATTATTTAAGTTTATTAATGTAATCAATTATAATTCCATATCTTAAACCTCTTCCACTAACAAATATTTTATCAAGTTTTTTTAATTTCATAATTGATTCTAATATTAAAATTCCAGCAAATAAAACATCTTGTCTTCCTTCAACAACATTTCCAAAATTTGCATTCATTTCATCTGGTAAAATTTTTGCTATTTTTTCTTTTAATTGAATAAGTTCATTCAAAGTAATAAATGAACCTTCTACTTTTTTTTCATTATAATCTTTTAGATTTTGCTTGATGCAAGATAAAGTTGTTGGAGTTCCAGCAACAGCAATTGAATTTAAATTATCCGGAATATTTGATGCAAATTCTATAAATAATTTATTCAAAAAATCTTCAGCTTTGGAAATATCATTTTGAGATATTGGTCTAATGTTAAAATATTTTTCCGTTAAACTAACAACTCCGGTTTGAAAACTATGCTTGAAATAAATTTCTTTAAAATTTCCATAAATTATTTCCGTACTTCCGCCGCCAATATCAATTACCATCTTTTTATCAAATTGAGGGAAAGTCGAAGATGCTCCCAAAAATGAAAATTCTGCTTCAGTTTTTCCATCAATTATTTCAATATCTAAGTCAAGTTTAGATTTTACCAAAGTGCAAATATCATCTGAATTAGAAGCAATCCTCATTGCATTTGTTGCTTTTAATAAAATTTTTTGAGAATTGTATTTAGTTGCTTTTATTTTATATAGAGTTAAAATTTCGAGTAAATTATTAATTCTGTCATCCAAAATTTTCTTACCGGGAATCAAATCTTTTCCTAATCTAGGTGATTTATAAATATTAAGTAGGGGAATGAGATTTTTATTTTCAATTTTGGCGATTAATAAAAGAACAGTATTTGAGCCAATATCCACACTTGCAATGTTCATAATTTCCAAGTTTTAATTGAGTTAAAGAATTGTTATTTTCAAATTATAAATTTATTTTCTTTCTAAATATAAAATATCATAAATGAAAATTAAAGAAAAAGAATTTGAAGAAGTTCTAGAAGATTTGAAATCTGTTGCTTCTCAAATGGGAGCAAAAGTTAGATTTGAAAGAGGTGATTTTAAAGGTGGATATTGTATTGTTAAGGAAAGTAAAATTATTGTTTTAAATAGACTATCAACAACTCAGAGAAAAGTTATTACACTTTCTGCAGCACTTAAAGAACTAGGAGTTGATGAAATCTATTTACCACCAAAATTAAGAGAAATTATTGAACAAATGGATGAAACAAAATGAAAATATTAGTTATCAATGGACCAAATTTAAATTTATTAGGTAAAAGAGAAGAATCACAATATGGTAATTTAACTCTTGAAAAAATTGAAGAAATTATTAAAAATGAATTTCCTTCAATTTATTTTGAATTTTACCAAAGTAATTTAGAAGGTGAAATTGTTGAAAAACTTCATAAATCACAAAATAATTTTGATGGAATTCTAATAAATCCCGGCGGTTACACGCATACATCTGTTGCAATTAGAGATGCTTTGGAAATTGTTAAAATTCCTAAAATTGAAGTTCACCTTTCAAATGTGTCTGCAAGAGAAGATTTTAGAAAAGTTATGATAACTACGCCAATCACAAATGGTTATGTTTCGGGTTTTAAAGAAAATAGCTACCTAGCGGGTGTTTATTTACTTACCAAAATAATTTAAACAAAAAATCGTGCTCCCATCATCGATTATCCCAAAAACTATCAAATTCACAATAACGAATAATTATTCATTCTAGAAATCATTTAAAAATTTCATACATTTTTTCGAAAATAATTGTATAAAAATTTCCGGTAATAGTTACCTAAGTTAAGCAAAAGCTTGATATATTAGAAATATATTTTAATTTTAAATTATCTGATTGTTTGAAGCAAAAATTTAGATTAAATTCTAAACTTGCTATTTTTTAACACTTTATATATTTTAGCTAAAGTATAAATCGAGGAATTATATGAAAGATTTTGGCTTAAAAAAATTGTATTACTCCATTTCTGAAGTAAGTAAATTAACTGATTTGGAGCAATATATTTTACGCTATTGGGAAACTGAATTTGAACAGCTGAAACCTTCTAAAAATAGAGCCGGAAACAGAATTTATACCAACAAAGATATTAAAATGATCCTTTTAATAAAGCATCTTTTAAGAGAAGAAAAATATACAATTGAAGGCGCAAAAAAGATTTTAAGTGATCCAAGTGAATTAAATAAAATAAGCACAGAAAGTAAAAATAATTCAAATCAAAATACAGTACCTCAAGAAGTTGTTATACAAGAACAACGCGATATTAAAAGAGACCTTGAAGATTTAAAGAACTTTTTAGTAGATTTACGTTCTAAGATATAAAACTCGGAACGTAGCGCAGTCCGGTAGCGTACTTGAATGGGGTTCAAGAGTTAATTGAAAATTTGTTTCGAATTTGATTAAAAATCAAAGAAAATAATCGAGAAAATTTTCTTGGTTGCAGATTGGTTGCAAAATTGATTTTAAAATATTGAAAAAGATGGCAAAAAATTTGTCATTTTGTTGCTCATAAAATTTATAAGAATTTAAACATCAGCTTTCTTAATTGTAGTAAACCGTTTTTATAATGTTGAGAAATTAGTCCTTCCGAAACATCTGCACTTTTAGCAATAAATTTATTTGACATACCTTGTAATTTACATCCCATAATTATTTGTTGTGTTCTACCTAATTTTGGAATTAAATCGATCATCATTTTATATATCTCATTATTTTCCATCTCATCAAAAAATTCAATGTTCTCAGAAGTAAAATTTATCTCATCCGAATATTCATAATTTATTTTAACCTTTCTTATCACATCAATAATTCTAAATCGTATTAACCATATACAATATGTTGTGAATTTAATTTTACTATGAAAATTGAAATCATAGTTAATGCTGCTTAACAAAACGGTATTAGCGATTGAAAACTGAGAATCATAATCAGTTAAATTTTTCGGAATTCCTTGAATTGCTTTATGTATCATTAGCTGGTGGTTTTTAACGAGAATTTCCAAAGCTTTTGGGCTTTTCGTTTTTCGATAAAATTTAATAAGCTTTTTAGTATTTGTATCTTCCATAAAAAATAGGGAGCATATTATATGCTCCCAAAATTATTATGAAAATACTTCATTGGAAAGATTATAATTTTCAATATGAATTAAAGTTTCTAACGGTTCAACATCTTTCAACTCTTTGAATAGTTCTTCTAATTCTTGTCGTCTGAAATTCAATTCATTGGGTAACATTTTTTCAATTTCTGTTTTTGAAGTTGTACCAAATATTTTTTGAATAATTGCCGTTTTGACTTTTTTATCTTCATTGGCTCTTGGAGTTCCCAAATTATTTAATTCAAATACTCCTTCGATTTTTTCTATTTCGATTTTCCTTCTAAGTTCTCTTTCAAAATAATCTTTATCTGTTGGAATAAGATTTTTTTCAGTTTCCTCTGCAACAATTCCAGTCGGTAAATTTTGAATAAAGTTAATTACAGGTTTAAAATCTTTAAAAGTAGGGAAGGAAAGTACTTTACCATTTATTGAATCTGATCTATCTTTTAAAACATATCCAAAGATTTCTTTTGTAGGTTTACCTTCCTTATTGTAAATATCATTTGAATTCATCCAAACATTTAAATCTGTTTCATACGGAGTTTCTCCGGCAATTTTCATCTTAAATCCGGATTTTACAAATTGGCCTTTTTGCGTTACAACTCCATTTTCATCTTTTTCATCTTCTTCTTTTTCATATTCGAATCCACCTCTTCCGGTAAAAACGATATTACCTTCTGATTGAACAAATTTTTCTGAAAATTCCTCATTCCAAAGTGGAAGAATTTTTCCCCAGTCTTGAAGCGTCATAAAATTTTTATTATTTCTTAAGCGATAATCTTTTATATATCTGTAATAAATTTTAGTTAGTGAATCGATAAAGAGAAAATCAATTTCTTTTTTCTGCAAAAAGTTGAAAGATTCTTGAACATCTTTTAAAGATGTTGTTTCTTTTGCGATTGCTTCAATTTTATTTTTCTTGAATAAGTTGATTAAAAAACGTGATCCCTTTTCATTATCTAAAATCAGAATTGGTTTTGAAAGTTTCATTTGTTTGTAAGTTCCGGTAATAAACTCGAAAGCGGTCCGGGTTTTACCCGAACCTTGAAATCCGCCAAAACTTGCTTTAATGAAATGATCTTTACTAATTAACGGTTTTGCAAAATCTGATAAGTTCATTTTATAATACTCCTTTTTTTTTTAAGTTTTCCAAATTATTGTAATTGTTTTTAACTTCTTCCGATGCAATATTTCTTATTCTTTCAGAAGCGTTTAATATTACCGGTTCAGCAGATTCTTTTAATATTGTTTCAACTTCAATTCTAATTTTATTAAATGAATCAGAAATTTGTAAAATGCGATCAGCTATTATAAGAGCATCCATTTTGTTTATTCTCCTTTTAATTTATAAAGTTTGGTTAAGATCTCAGCCATTTCCAATTGTACCATGATTCTAAATTTATTAAGTATAAATCTTGAATCATTTCTTTTGAAAATATCTTGGCACTCTCTGGAAATTTTATTCATAATATTCCGGATAATTTCTTCGGAATCTTCATCGGCTTTAATTTCTGTCGGAATTTCTTCCGGCGTTGTAAATTCATCATAAGGTGTAAAATAATTTCTTGGGTAAATGTTTTGTTTCATTTCAATAAACCTTTTATTAATGTTTTAATTTCCTCAATTGTTGAATTTGGGCTTAAACGCATAACCAATTTTTTGTTTTTGTCTTTTAATTTGAAACAATTATAAAATTTTGAAATTGTATAAGATTTACCGTTAAGTGAAATTTTGATCGGTTTTTTACCCAATTCATTAAATCTTTCCAAAACTGTTTTTTCACATATTGATTTATTCATTTTCGTTTATTTCCTCAGTTTGAGAAATATCAAAAACAACTGCACTAAAAAAATTGCTTGGTTCTTCTGTTTCTTCACCTTCATTTTTCTTTTTATCAACTCCAACCGGATATAAAATAACTGCTCCGTGTTCACCTTTTTTTACAATTCTGCCGTGCTCCTTCCATTGATGAAAGCCGCCGCAAATAGTTGGAATTAAAATGTTTTCAAATTGTAAAGCGATTAACATTTGGTTTCTGCCGGAATAAACTCTTCCTTCAATTGATGAAATTACATAAGCTGATAACTCCAATTTTTGATCATCAGAAAGAGAATTTAATTTTTGAACTAAAATTTTTGTTCTTTCTTTTCTAGTTAATTTTTCTGTTGTTATCATTTTAAAGCCTCTCTTAGTTTATTGTTAATGTCTGCGATTATTTTTAAGATTTGTTCTAATTGTTTAATAATATCTTCCATTGTGTTCCTTTAGAAATAGTTAACTAAATGCATTTGTTTTTTGCTGAATTGCTTAAAGGAAGTAAGAAATTTCTTTTCTATTTTTTGCGGAATTGCCAAAAAAATTACTGCGTAAGATTTACCTTTATAATTAAGTGTAGTTTGAAAATACTCTGATGAATTATGGTTTATGCGTAACCACTGAAAGAAAAAATTATTATTATGCTGAGGATTAAAGAAAAAAACCAACTGACCCAAATAACCGGAAAGAACATTATTAAAAGGTTTACCTCCGATGAAAGAGCAATTATATTTAAATGCAAATGATGTTAATTGATTTATTGTATACATACTGCCACCTAAAAAAGATTTAATTGATTTTGTTGATTTTGCTTATTAATACCGGTTATATTAAAAAACTTGCTTTGTGCTTTTGATAATTGCTTAAACGAAAAATGATAATGCTGACCACTTACCAAATAAATATTTATGTTATAACTACCATTAAAGAATGTTAAGCGATAAAGAATATTGTTTTTACGAATTTGATTTAGAACCATAACCACCACACTTAAAAAGAAAAAAATGAAATAAAAAAACTGTAAATTGATTCATGTGCAGGGCGGAGAAAAAGCAAGGGCGGGCTGATATTTGCCCGCTTTGTACACCCTTGTCTTTTTTGAGCAACGAAACATATTTTGCTACATTTTTTTTAACATTTTTTTATTTGATTAAATGGTATGATTGAAGAAAAGTTATTTAACGAAGTTATATAACTGAAACTTGGGCGTGAGGAATGAGCGACCGGAATAATAAAAACTAAAAAAATACTTTATGAATGAATGATGGAGCGATTGACGAGGTTCGAGGATTGAGCGACTGAATGAAAGAATAATGTATTATAAAAACTAAACAAAGTTCCACGAACGAAGTGAGGTTGAAAGTTAAATAGTATTGAGGGACGAAACCGAAGGTGAGGAGTGAAATATTATTTACAAGTTTTGAGCTGAACAATGTTTTATTTGCCGGTTCAACCAGCAAATTGCTAAAACTTTGTGAAGTGCTTAAAGATTTGTTTTGAACGTGCTTTTATGTTTTTAATGAAAGTTAAATAGCTTTGAGTGAATAACTTAAGTTACCGAACGAAAAGTTATTTATAGGCTTTAACTGAACAATTTTGGCTAATGCTATAGCACTATACTACTTAATAATATTTTTGAAGGTATTAATTTTGTTGAAAAAAAACTAAAGTTTGATACCAACCCAAAATACTAAAAAAAACTGCAATAAATTCAAAAAATGATAAAATTGGACTATTATAACATTGTAGTACTGAAAAGAACAACTTTAAATGAACAGACAATTCTTTATTTAAGTTAAAGATATTGTGTAATTGGTACTTCTATGATCCAATCAAACTCAAAAAATAATTACATTATTTTAAAAAAACTGACTTTTATAACTACTATATGTTTAACATATCTATTTTTAATATTTAATTTATTTAACGAAAAAAGAGGATTTAATGAAAAAGTATTTTTCATTCGCAGTTTTTTTTATGTATATCAATTTGGTATATCCTCAACAATTCATTAAAACAATTTATGTTGAGCAAAAGGAATTGACCACTGGTAGTGCTGATAAAAAAAACCAAACTGTCCGTTGGACTAATGAACCACTAATATTTGTAGGAGATAATACAGGAATTGGATCAGGAGATTATAGAGGTTGGATTGAATTTAATGTAGATAACTTTCCAACTAAAGTTGTTGTAAATAAGGTTGAATTACGCATTTATTGTGCATCATCTTCAAATAGTGGTCATAAGCTTATGATTCGTCAATTTGGAATTGATGGTGATTATTTTTATCTGCACCCCACTGATCTTAGTCCACTAAATTATTCTTATTTATATGATCATGCGGCGACTGGAACCATTTATGTTGATAAATCTTCATTATTGGCTAATACAACAGTTGGGTGGAAAGTATTTGATTTAGGAAATAAAGCTGTTGCAGATTTTCAAAAAATTATTGATGATGGGGATGGCAGATTCTCATTAGGTTTACAAGAATACGGTGATGATGATAATCCACCAGCACAGGTTTATGGAAGTACTTCAAAATATAAACCCTACCTTACTATTACTATGACTGATATTAATCCACCAACTTCGCCAGGTAC
The nucleotide sequence above comes from Ignavibacteriota bacterium. Encoded proteins:
- a CDS encoding AAA family ATPase, with protein sequence MNLSDFAKPLISKDHFIKASFGGFQGSGKTRTAFEFITGTYKQMKLSKPILILDNEKGSRFLINLFKKNKIEAIAKETTSLKDVQESFNFLQKKEIDFLFIDSLTKIYYRYIKDYRLRNNKNFMTLQDWGKILPLWNEEFSEKFVQSEGNIVFTGRGGFEYEKEEDEKDENGVVTQKGQFVKSGFKMKIAGETPYETDLNVWMNSNDIYNKEGKPTKEIFGYVLKDRSDSINGKVLSFPTFKDFKPVINFIQNLPTGIVAEETEKNLIPTDKDYFERELRRKIEIEKIEGVFELNNLGTPRANEDKKVKTAIIQKIFGTTSKTEIEKMLPNELNFRRQELEELFKELKDVEPLETLIHIENYNLSNEVFS
- a CDS encoding sigma-70 family RNA polymerase sigma factor; this encodes MIHKAIQGIPKNLTDYDSQFSIANTVLLSSINYDFNFHSKIKFTTYCIWLIRFRIIDVIRKVKINYEYSDEINFTSENIEFFDEMENNEIYKMMIDLIPKLGRTQQIIMGCKLQGMSNKFIAKSADVSEGLISQHYKNGLLQLRKLMFKFL
- a CDS encoding ParB/RepB/Spo0J family partition protein, translated to MSDKNKPALGRGLEALLNPSIKIENHENIDLANQNLSNDDGISQDILAKIEVENISPNPFQPRTEFDAEALDELKKSILQNGLIQPITVRRISENKYELISGERRLRAVKEIGYKTIPAYIIVVETKEAMLALALIENIQREKLNPIEIAHAYKKLIDECNLSQEEVSEKVGKDRTTITNTIRLLKLPIEIQNSLVKDEISFGHARAIINIYDERLQLQILEKIKKENLSVRKVEQIVKSFLEGKKSEKKEQTILNDQDLISQRDIENKLRIIFGTKVICKQRKDGAGQITIDFYSNEELDRLFELFDLIEKANS
- a CDS encoding ParA family protein, with the translated sequence MANIIAIANQKGGVGKTSTAINLSASVAAAEFKTLLIDIDPQANSSHGLGIYNNENSIYNVIIGNVPIENCVVNSYMPNLDILPSHIDLVGAEIEIVNMENREKLLKKSLTEITTEYDFIIIDCPPSLSLLTLNALTAADSVIIPVQCEYFALEGLGQLLNTINIVKKQLNPNLAINGVLLTMYDQRLNLSNQVVEEVKKYFGEKVFTTIIHRNVKISEAPSHAKPVILYDAISTGAKNYISLASEVINRCNHKQLSIKDK
- a CDS encoding MerR family transcriptional regulator, with translation MKDFGLKKLYYSISEVSKLTDLEQYILRYWETEFEQLKPSKNRAGNRIYTNKDIKMILLIKHLLREEKYTIEGAKKILSDPSELNKISTESKNNSNQNTVPQEVVIQEQRDIKRDLEDLKNFLVDLRSKI
- a CDS encoding DUF1738 domain-containing protein, whose protein sequence is MITTEKLTRKERTKILVQKLNSLSDDQKLELSAYVISSIEGRVYSGRNQMLIALQFENILIPTICGGFHQWKEHGRIVKKGEHGAVILYPVGVDKKKNEGEETEEPSNFFSAVVFDISQTEEINENE
- a CDS encoding 3-dehydroquinate dehydratase, translated to MKILVINGPNLNLLGKREESQYGNLTLEKIEEIIKNEFPSIYFEFYQSNLEGEIVEKLHKSQNNFDGILINPGGYTHTSVAIRDALEIVKIPKIEVHLSNVSAREDFRKVMITTPITNGYVSGFKENSYLAGVYLLTKII